A single region of the Manihot esculenta cultivar AM560-2 chromosome 12, M.esculenta_v8, whole genome shotgun sequence genome encodes:
- the LOC110627822 gene encoding dof zinc finger protein DOF3.4, which yields MLSDSSTETRRLTKTQNPGAPPPEQEHLPCPRCDSTNTKFCYYNNYNFSQPRHFCKSCRRYWTHGGTLRDIPVGGGTRKNAKRSRTAATATMVGPITSTTSDNLPLPATPVLEPLLTNQGTSVQFGCGGGGGDGKGGGSSTMGGSTMCGSFTSLLNTQGPGFLALGGFGVGLGTGFEDMGFGLGRGVWPFPSVGDGGSVVGGHGGAGGGIGNTWQFESGDNGFVGGDCFSWPDLAISTPGNGLK from the coding sequence ATGCTATCAGATTCTTCCACTGAAACTCGAAGATTAACCAAAACCCAGAACCCTGGAGCTCCACCTCCGGAACAAGAGCACCTCCCTTGCCCTCGCTGTGATTCCACAAATACCAAGTTTTGTTACTACAATAACTACAACTTCTCCCAGCCTCGCCACTTCTGTAAGTCTTGCCGCCGTTATTGGACCCACGGCGGCACCCTTCGGGACATTCCTGTTGGTGGTGGTACCCGGAAGAATGCTAAACGTTCACGTACTGCTGCTACTGCTACTATGGTAGGTCCTATCACTTCCACCACAAGTGATAATCTCCCATTACCCGCTACTCCTGTACTGGAGCCGCTTTTGACCAATCAAGGAACTTCTGTACAGTTTGgctgtggtggtggtggaggcgaCGGGAAGGGTGGCGGGAGTAGCACCATGGGTGGTTCTACTATGTGCGGGAGCTTTACTTCTTTGTTGAATACTCAGGGACCTGGGTTTTTGGCGCTGGGAGGATTTGGAGTTGGTCTAGGGACTGGGTTTGAAGACATGGGCTTTGGGCTTGGTAGAGGAGTGTGGCCTTTTCCTAGTGTGGGAGACGGTGGCTCAGTTGTTGGTGGCCACGGTGGTGCTGGAGGAGGAATAGGAAACACATGGCAGTTTGAGAGTGGAGATAATGGATTTGTTGGTGGGGATTGTTTTTCGTGGCCTGATCTAGCTATTTCAACGCCCGGAAATGGTCTGAAATGA